One Lycium barbarum isolate Lr01 chromosome 5, ASM1917538v2, whole genome shotgun sequence genomic window carries:
- the LOC132639541 gene encoding uncharacterized protein LOC132639541: MVTHEQNVVLCSYPSKDEVKRAVFALGGDSASGPGGFTGLFYQQYWEIVGNDVHAVVLAFFDGKELPKSITHTNLVLIPKKQTVETFSDMRPISFVKGRSIFENILLTQEIVSDIIIRGKPANVVIKLDMAKVYDGVSWKYLMHVLRKTERAKYTPVL, translated from the exons ATGGTTACACATGAACAGAATGTTGTCTTATGTTCTTATCCCTCTAAAGATGAAGTAAAAAGGGCAGTTTTTGCTTTGGGGGGAGACAGTGCTAGTGGTCCAGGTGGGTTTACAGGTTTATTCTATCAGCAATATTGGGAAATAGTTGGTAATGATGTCCATGCTGTGGTTTTGGCCTTCTTTGATGGAAAAGAGTTACCTAAATCTATTACTCATACAAATCTGGTTCTTATTCCTAAGAAACAGACAGTGGAGACTTTTTCAGACATGAGGCCTATCA GCTTTGTTAAAGGAAGGAGTATATTTGAGAATATTCTACTCACTCAAGAGATAGTCTCAGATATCATAATAAGGGGCAAGCCTGCAAATGTGGTTATTAAACTGGACATGGCTAAGGTTTATGACGGAGTATCATGGAAGTACCTAATGCATGTATTAAGGAAAACGGAAagagccaaatatacccctgtactatga